The DNA segment TGAAATGTACTCTTGCTGTTTTAAAACGTTACATTGCTTGAATATGCATGTATTTGGAAAGAAATGATTAGGcaatgttatacatgaaaatgaatgcatttctttttctAACAGATTTTTGCAgtatgcaaatgttggtattagttcggcaaatgaaaggttattttcgTGCATTAAAAGGGTCAAACATACCTGTGTGCAGCTACTGGGGTTGAGAGACTGAGCGATCTTTGGTTATTATTGGGAGCCAACCCAACAAAGCAAAAACCTACAGGCTGGTGTTGACACGTTTAAAGATGAAAGCGAGACGCTGCCCCCTTTTATCTTGGTTTATTCGTGATgatctgtgtaaacatgttatttaaaacctTGCTAAATGTTTCGACATTCAAAGGaatgtggtgcttatttagcagtttatgttcattggtttatatttgatacaaagtgtcattctttgtggaaagcaggtgtCTTGTGAAATGTATCAAAACTTAACTCAAGTTTGTATGCATCAAATTTGGTGAGATGCATTCGGATGGACgctctaaaataaactgcattcttaccgagggttgccaacaggccagttttaagggaatttgtaccGTGTACGGTCAGAACCAGTGACCAGACAGCAGAAGTCTGGTTCTTGCGAATCTCGTTTACTCCCTGTTCATTGCCGTATTTCCATTCTCGCTAAGCCAGTCCACtgtgcaaatgtgttttttttttatcgatccgttaagtttgagaactacactgaaatgtaCTCTGCGTTATTTTGCCATTCACTGCTTAGCGGGATCCGATTACTGAGcatctattatttaaaaaatctaacaAAATACATTGATGAAACAGGCTAAATGTCTTATAtgtagctgtttttatttatttaagcagttatTATAAAATATGGTATATGTacgtattagtattaaactgtttattgatttgattgtgttacacGGTTGGCGGAGACCTCTCGTTAGCCTTCGCCTCTCGCCCAATCAGCGCTCCCGCCACCTGTCCATCACAGAGGTCATTCGAGGATCTTAAAGGGGCCGTCATCCCTCCCGAGGTCGTTACAATAAACACACAATTTCTATTGAAATGTTTCGCGATGACATATTTAGGTCGTTATGGGACCCTTCCGAGTGTGGGTCCGGCGCCGTGGCACCATTGGTGCCATTGTAAACCTGGCTCTGATCCTGATATCCAAGGTAAACCAGCTCAATCACTGGCATGATCGGATGGGGCAAGGACACTGATATCCAAGGTAAACCAGCTCAATATCTGGCATGATCGGGTCATGTGGGCAAGGATACTGTTATCCAAGGTAAACCAGCTCAATCACTGGCATGATCGGATGGGGCAAGGACACTGATATCCAAGGTAAACCAGCTCAATATCTGGCATGATCGGGTCTCGTAGGCAAGGACACTGATATCCAAGGTAAACCAGCTCAATCACTGGCATGATCGGATGGGGCAAGGACACTGATATCCAAGGTAAACCAGCTCAATCACTGGATGGAGTACATCCCCTTTGCCCTCTTCAACTCTGGAACTTACAGAACCCCTGTAGTGTTTACATGAAACACagtactttacctttgctgtatcttGTGTTGTCCATatcagatttcaacattcccaaatgttttcagtttttttttactcAGGAACATTCACTAGGAGAAACAGGATgtttcttctaaacattgcagtgtatccagtccATGCTCCTTCCtgtaacaatgctggtgctctgattgaaatgagtgttgtgggaacagaaaaccagtacTGCTgcaggaggcagtgtgatctggaTATGCTGTGATCCTTAGAGATGTGTTTCTCTTAATTATTTGATTACAGCTATAATATCTTGTATGTAGTCTAATTTCAGTattagaaatacagtatttccatgGCCTTTCCAAGATCTGTCTTATTGGAGAATCAGAAAGACCCATGCAGGACAAGATTATTGGTCTTTCTGATTCGTTGGAACAAACTGAGCCACAAATAATTGTCATTCATTTCATTTCACGAGGTAGGAGCCAGGCCTGCGTAAGGGATTACTTaataaagacaaagtgcttgtgacttagtaACAGAATAGGAGTTTCCCCCTGACTACTCGGAGAACCGCCCTCGCTGAGGTGAAGCCAAgccgatcgacctccaaggccaGGAAGCGAGGACTtcccaaggggaaactaaggtAGGATAGGAGGACGAACCATGGTCTCCCTGGCTCACTGAGTCGTCAGTCAAGAGAGGTCAGACTCGGCTGATGCTCCGAGGCCACATGGAGAGCCTTGCGATctatgcagggagaacaaaagtgctggaaaagagaataagaaATAAAGACATAAAGGGGGTCTCCCCCCACCCAGCTGTAAGAGCCACCTTCGATAAGTTGAGTAAATTACTAGCTCGAAAATTGGAAGCAGCTTGCTCTCCAAAGAGAGAGACTGGAAGGGGTGTAAACGAATAGATTATCAGgagaatggaaaacaaaatacagttaaaatTCTTTGaccaggggtcccctctggccagcgggaaccttcctctcggaggGCAATGCGACGTAGTCGGCCTCTAAGGTCGGGAAGTGAGCGTCACTTGCCCCAAAAAGAGGATTGTTATATAtatgattattatatatataaaaaatggacCCCAAAGACAGGCTACATCGACAATAGGGAATACTTAAAGTAAGGCTGTGGATTTAAGCTGAGGAGGAAGATTTTTGATTTCTGGAGGACAAACATCTGAGAAGCCAACAAGAGAGAGTTGACTTCTAGGAGTGCTTCAGCTGGAGGGGCTGTCATTTAGATGAGAGGGCAGATGAATGTGAATCAGCATTGCCACAGAGACTGTACAGACGTAAAAAAACAGCAtcctttggaaatgcagaatgaggaattgaaattattgcaTAGCTGACTGCTGCCGGAATATTTCTTGTTGTAATATTGCTTGTTGTAAAAGCAGGCGGAGCTGAAGACTGAATAGGAGTGTTGTCGAGAGTAGGGGGGGAATAATTTGAGGCTGATGAGGAGACTGAAGAGAAGGCTGTCTTTGGACACAGAGAGTTAGAATGGGCGGTGGAAGCACAAACTCCACAAGCGTTAGCATggagaccactgaagaatctattaaagatCATGTTTGGGTTGAGAGTCAATCAATGTATTGTCTAATGCTAACCAAgatgctgctttggctgaaaaagctttatgatactgtcacaaagacggccagagtgggtggtgtcagaccagagccaggaaataaataaacagagagatgtggtttggtataagctgggcgcgtgattgcggtttgaaacaacaaaacacaggacacggcactcgagccaaaacaaaaggacaaacaaaacgtactaatacacaaacggtggatgcacagacaaacgaacaaacacggtgagtgaaaacactatttttactattattattctaacacttattatctttacctctgtctccaatcccgttctccactcaccgaacacctaaacacgagtgactaaaaatgtgcctatttatactgttgtgctgggattcaattactaattaattattcacttgaatcccagcacgtgaattaattctgtgcaaccccgtgctcacatattacatttaaccagcacgtgaagtgatttgtgccctcctcgtgcctaaatacaaatctacactttttaaatacacgtgaaacacagacccgtttatatcccgtgtaccaatctatacaccaacattaacacacacacgcaacatacaacatataacacacaaatgcacacaggggcggggcacattgccgcAGATACTCATAAAAAATGGTACCACCATATCTGACAGAGAGATAAACAATGTTGTCCAGTTCTTGTCGTCGGTGagcataaacttcacaaaggacattgcaaaaaacagaaaatgcaagcacAAATTGTCCAAAAGAGAGTTTTTTTACACAGCCAAGGATCCCAAGATTTTAGAGTAACAGACAGATCTCCACAGTTGACTACCTtgtgatccagaaattctgagATTGCAATAAGAATCAAGACCAaattagggggctcccgagtggcgcatccagtaaaagcactcgctagagtgcaggatgcgctctatagcctggacgtcgccggttcgagtccaggctattccacagccgaccgtggacgggagctcccagggggcgccgctcagcctgcgggcttgcctgtaagctgcccacagctgcgttgtcctccgacgctgtagctctgaggtggctgcacggtgagtctgcagagtgtaaaaaagcgggcggctgacagcacacgcttcggaggacagcgtgtgttcatcgtcagcgcaggggtggtagcagtgagctgagcctaaaaataattgggcatttgaaattggggagaaaataataaaaactaattgacaatgactaaattaaaaaaaaaaaaaaaaaagaatcaagacCAAATTAACGTATTTACCGTCGATGATATTGCGTCTCAGTTGAGGAGAGATAGAATGGCGGTGAACTACTTAAGCAGAGGAGGATCCTGAACTAGAGGCAGTTGCAAGAGTGAAGATTGGCAGCTTGAGAGAAGGTGTGGGTGTGGCTGAAGCAGCGAGCACTGCTGCTGGTGTCCCTGATGAGGATGAAATGGCTGCTGGTTCCAAGcaagtgattctgttatgaagcGGATCCAGGCGATCATATACTGTAGAAATTGTGGTGGAAAGAGGGTGAATGAGTTGCTTTATATCGTTAGAAATCTGATAACGCAAATCGGAGGAAGGATCAGATTAAATTGAAAACTGACGGGTTGTATTCACTGAATCGAAGGCGAGAGAAGCTTGCAATGTAGCAGGGGTGGAGCGTGAACTGACTAGTTCAGATCTCTGCTTAGACTTTTGAGGAGGAAAGACAGGCTCGGCCAATATGGAtttgcaatatgaaacaaataaagcagctCGATCACTCCCTGCTTCAATGGGCAATCcttttttgaaaacagctttcaCGAGTTTGTTGATGGGCCAATCTTTGTAAAAACGTTGCGCTGGAGAATCACCCTGAGGTCTAACACGTTTAGAGCGGCAAAGAGGAATGGCAGCAGGCACAGCTGTAGAAGCAGAGgttgaagcagcagcattgtcaAATAGAGGAGAAACAGGACGGGTGaatttctttgaaagtttttcCGGTGGATTATTTATTGAAGGAAGACAGCCAGAAGGAGAGAACAATTCTTCATCTGAGTCAGATGAAAACGAAAGCTGCCTCGGGTGAGTTGTCAGTTTAAAACTAATTGAATATAATAGGGTGATTGACAGGTAATTAAAGGTTGACTGACAGATAGTTTAGCGCAATGACTCAGGGGAGGAGTCCCGGCTCCAGCCCCCGGAAATACACCAAGGTTCCACTTACTCTCCTGTTGCCTGGATATCTGGATATCTTCCCCCCACTACACTCACACACAAGTTATCCTTTATTAGGTACCGGTACCATAGTGGGTCTGTTGAAGTTTCAATCAGTAAGCTGAGTCAGCTTTACAAACGTGAGTGAAGTATTCCAGAACTCAAAAATAAAAGCTCTCTCTGACAGTCAGAGGAACACCTCCCCCTTCAGAACACTGCTAGCCAATCAGAATATAAGCAGGGAACAAGCAGTTTGCTGACTTGGGCGAATATGCAATGCACTACAGCAGCTGTTGTGCTGAAGCCAATATGATCATGCTTATCTACACTTTGAAAACAAAAAGATGTGGAAGATGATTCAATGACTGGATGTACttacaacacacaacacagagaccTCATATCTTCAAGCATCCTGTGACACATGAAAACATACAGAgaggtgacagacagacagactgaaggCACTAACAATAAAGAGTAGTACATGCATATACACAGACGGACAGGCAGGCAGAAGGTGAAGTGGGACTCGATACTCAATGGTATCAATGTTACCTCATGTGTGTTTCACCTCTgtaggcctgggttcaaatccaggtcaGACTACAAGTACAATGTGTTTAATGGTCTCAACATAGCCCTGTGGACACTAGTCCTCATTTTAATACCACCACTCAGTTCAGAACCActgtcagtctctgcttgagaagGCCCATGACTGAATGTCAGACAGGGGGGTGTCCAGGTCAAGACAGTCTCTTGCCGAGCTGTGAGAAGCTCGGGTCATGTCTGCTCGTAATTAATGCAATTGTCCCATTCTTGATCCCTAAATTCACAAACTAAACAGATTATGCCTGGTAAGAAATAGTGGACAAGGTCCTCATATAGATGACTTGTACATTGTTTAAATTGCCAGTGTGTACACCAGACAGGGGTCGCAATTTGGCAAGTGAGGGGAGAAAGGCATATGACAAGCATCCTCTTTTCtggttcattttcattttttttactaaacaacCAAACCACTCCCCAATTTGCTGCCAATGTGGACGATAATGAAGAATGATCGCGTAAATCATTCACTGCATTAATTTAAACTTTCTCTTCTTCACTTTCTATCTCCCtcactctttttctttttttctcagtcAGATTTTTGCTTATtggcttatttaaaaataaagctatAGCCCTGTTCTCTTCCACTATAGAGTGGGTACTGAATTAAAGCAATTTTCAGGAGCCtggtttaattacatttaattatgttGCTTGTCTGCAGGGAGAAAGAGgaccaaaatatatttttagcttACAGGAACATATTAATgtttcagtacaataaataatcaagacAACAAATTAATAATCGTTAATGGTTCATTGTCCCAACCCTAATGATAGACTGACCAGGTCCACTGGAGTTGCAGTGACCCAGCAGCACGGTCTCTTCACTGTTTCATTTTCAGCCTCTTTGCTACTTGGGGAAAAACACCCATCAAGAGGGGAGAAAAAACAAAGAGGCCACTAGAGAAAGCAACCATCAGGTTAGAGAGGAAACCCCATATTAACATGCACCAGAGCCAAACCAGGAGTACTCATAGTACACAGCTTTATCTtggcaaacaaaacaaagcttgAAATGGTGGGCCTAATCATACATTTCCTACTTACGTCTTTAAAGGCGTCTTCTTCTTCTTTGACTGTTTATTTTGATTGGCTCCATCCAGCCCATTCATTTCATTGTCATTGGCAGGCACCTCGAAAGAGGCAGAGCTCTTCGGGGGAGAGTTCCCAAGCTTGTTTGAGGATTTGAACGGGTTGACAGAGTCGTCAAATGTGTCCATGTCGAAGTTGTAGGTGGAGGCAGGCAGTTTCGGGGAGTTTGGGATGTTGATGCTGGTGGAGAAGGGGTTGAAGTTGGGGTCTTCCCATTTGTCAGGGTCAAAGTCATAGGAAGCTTTGGGGACATGGATCTCCTCAAAGTCTGCAGGCTGTGAGGGAGGGGCATTGTCTAAGGGCTCCACCGGAGGAGGCTTTTTGCTTCCAATCTTTGGCTTTCTGAGAGGCATCTTGACGCCAGGTTTCTTTCCCAGTTTCTTTGGGGGAGGCGTGCTTTCTCGTGGAGCCTCGCCGCTGTCCATGTCCTCTGAGTAATCAAACTCCAGCCTGACAGACTGCCGCTTGACCAGGGGAGCCTCCTCCGCGCTCTCTTGAGCTGCAGCGGGCTCTGCCGACTCCGGGACAGCCGTGAAGGCCACACTCTTCCTGGCGACGATGGGGGAGTTGGGCACTTTGCTCCCGCCTGTGCTGAAAGGATCTATCCCTTCAAAGTTATCTGGATCCCAGTTATACGACGCTTTTGGAGGAATGGGAGATTCCTCATCTGCTGCTACACTCTCTGAAACGCCAGCCTCCACTGGGAGAGGGAGAGCAGTCTTCTCTGCCTGCTGAGTTACTACCTCTGCACTAGACTGTGATGGTTCTGGACTGGCCTCTGGTACTATAGGCTCAGCTTGAATTTCAGGAGGTCTTTCTGCCTTTTGTTTGACTTTCTTTTTAACACTTACTTCTGCGCTagcttcaacaactttgtcctccGGTCTGACTTCAGAGGGGCtctctgatttttgttttgtccGGGACTTCTTTTTAACAGAAATTTCAGGTGAAGCCTCAAGTTCTTTTTCCTCTGGTTTGATTTCTGGAGAGCTctcaggtttttgttttattcgctGTTTCTTTTTAACAGAAATTTCAGGTGTAGCCTCAAGTTCTTTTTCCTCTGGTTTGATTTCTGGAGAGCTctcaggtttttgttttattcgctGTTTCTTTTTAACAGAAATTTCAGGTGTAGACTCAAGTTCTTTTTCCTCTAGCTTGATTTCCAGAGATCTCTCAGGTGTTTGTTCTGTTCGCTCTTTCTTTTTACCAGATATTTCTGGGCCGGCCTCAGTTAGTACTTTCTCCTCAGGCacactgtcttttgtttgtgtaGCTTCGGGAGTGACTTCATGTATTATCTCCTCTGGTTTAACTTCAATTAGACTATCTCTTTTTTGTTTGACTTGCTGCTTCTTTTTCACCTCTGGACAGACCTCGGGGACTAGTTCCTCGGCTGCTTGGATTTCAGGTGAACTGTCCACCTGTTTTGTTGGCGGCCTCTTTTTCAAAGAAGCAGGCCTTGGCTTTTTTGACTTTTTAAGAGTGCCAGGCGCGCTCTCCGTTCCTATGCTGAAGGCTTCGGCCTGGAACTTTCCGTCCGGTGCTCCTGCACAATCTCCCTTAGAAGCCCCATCGAATTCCCCAGCTTGCAGGCTGAGGGATCGTGTCAAGGTTGATTTGGAGAGGGGAAGGGCGTCGGTCGACTTCCTGCGAGTTTGCTCCTTGCACTCGGAGCTCCACAGTTCTGGGGAATTAGAGAACAAGGTGGACTCTTGAAACGGATCAACACTGTTTTCAATTAAGCTCAGATTGTAGGCCCCGCTGCTCGCTATTGGCTTGTCCTCATCGAAGGTGGAGGAGATCGAACGGCTGGGGGGGCGGAAGGTGCTTTTGGACAACGACTCACTTTGAGAAACATCTGCTGTGGAGGCCGTGTCAGAGAAAAACCCTGGAAcgacacaggaaaaaaaaacataaatgaaaacaaaaaacactttcactgataagtggttgtagctaacaaaatcattaatTAATCTTCCATTTGTTATATGTCTCAAATGAGCAgtcttgaaagaaacacatggtttAGCAAACACAAGTCTCCATTTTAAAACCTGACATCAGTTATTACACTAGAGAAAAGAAACTTCTTTGTTTTCTTGCCTTCCAGGAAAACTGTTACATTCATCATTTAGTTACACTTTTAGGCTTCTTTTTGCAGTTACCTGTGTCATTTCCGTAAGGCACTGTGCTCCTGAAGGGAGTTTTGCAGAGTTTTGTGTTGGGTAACAGTTGCTGCCCCTGCACACTGTCTGCAGGTCTACAAGGCTGGGTGTCTACAttcatatctttaaatatttgcgAAGTGGCAGATTTGTTTACAGTTTTTCAGCAaggaaaacaaatgtaaaaagagACTGTCTTTGAATGTAAGCaccatcttaaccctttcagtccttaattttttttgttgaatttaagttatataattcaaaaagaaaattctttattgagtatacataaggcccttcatttttcttttg comes from the Acipenser ruthenus chromosome 13, fAciRut3.2 maternal haplotype, whole genome shotgun sequence genome and includes:
- the tacc2 gene encoding transforming acidic coiled-coil-containing protein 2 isoform X1, with the protein product MAFDPWQILSPLQWVRWSWTAVSGRRDCSLWINKKRISDSNRSSDSDGAFETPESTTPVKAVPQVVPEPDPHPQLSSEDTGFFSDTASTADVSQSESLSKSTFRPPSRSISSTFDEDKPIASSGAYNLSLIENSVDPFQESTLFSNSPELWSSECKEQTRRKSTDALPLSKSTLTRSLSLQAGEFDGASKGDCAGAPDGKFQAEAFSIGTESAPGTLKKSKKPRPASLKKRPPTKQVDSSPEIQAAEELVPEVCPEVKKKQQVKQKRDSLIEVKPEEIIHEVTPEATQTKDSVPEEKVLTEAGPEISGKKKERTEQTPERSLEIKLEEKELESTPEISVKKKQRIKQKPESSPEIKPEEKELEATPEISVKKKQRIKQKPESSPEIKPEEKELEASPEISVKKKSRTKQKSESPSEVRPEDKVVEASAEVSVKKKVKQKAERPPEIQAEPIVPEASPEPSQSSAEVVTQQAEKTALPLPVEAGVSESVAADEESPIPPKASYNWDPDNFEGIDPFSTGGSKVPNSPIVARKSVAFTAVPESAEPAAAQESAEEAPLVKRQSVRLEFDYSEDMDSGEAPRESTPPPKKLGKKPGVKMPLRKPKIGSKKPPPVEPLDNAPPSQPADFEEIHVPKASYDFDPDKWEDPNFNPFSTSINIPNSPKLPASTYNFDMDTFDDSVNPFKSSNKLGNSPPKSSASFEVPANDNEMNGLDGANQNKQSKKKKTPLKTNTFRVKKSPKRSPLSEPPSQESTPLATPEAPPVIPTEDHATDEEKLASSVTNQKPWTYQGVANELAEDPQDYPQPSDLSAFVNDNNFDSPTKEPDCDPSYEIEYMEKIGCSSPQHSVNSAQKPAMYLKLDPVKDSASRSPPVRIQEPLSPCSGLSFDEVDAQFSTGTKSVHPAMRNLASNLESCSPSLEKSKQKEVELLTMSPPEEPVDSTDVLLDRLSRNAEPGEELDYLESDLAETNPPVFAQKLQEELVLAAMRIEALKVASQIAHSSTPPCSLNPESRLKKPATRKWKLNGPRVSKKASSTPAQTEAKLNHRVTPVSKQMETLSPEDVSISKSALYPKTAVREGDQGPYHNQRDLDSALGIAREEIVDKEREVAKWQRKYEESRQEVVEMRRIVAEYEKTIAQMIEDEQREKSLSHHTIQQLILEKDQALADLNSVEKSLADLFRRYEKMKEVLDGFRKNEEVLKRCAQEYLARVKKEEQRYHALKIHAEEKLDKASADIAHVRSKAMQEQAAYQASLRKEQMRVDSLERTLEQKNKEIEELTKICDELISKMGRS
- the tacc2 gene encoding transforming acidic coiled-coil-containing protein 2 isoform X2, whose amino-acid sequence is MRMGGSQSHQQGQASSLNREPSETMSSDSDGAFETPESTTPVKAVPQVVPEPDPHPQLSSEDTGFFSDTASTADVSQSESLSKSTFRPPSRSISSTFDEDKPIASSGAYNLSLIENSVDPFQESTLFSNSPELWSSECKEQTRRKSTDALPLSKSTLTRSLSLQAGEFDGASKGDCAGAPDGKFQAEAFSIGTESAPGTLKKSKKPRPASLKKRPPTKQVDSSPEIQAAEELVPEVCPEVKKKQQVKQKRDSLIEVKPEEIIHEVTPEATQTKDSVPEEKVLTEAGPEISGKKKERTEQTPERSLEIKLEEKELESTPEISVKKKQRIKQKPESSPEIKPEEKELEATPEISVKKKQRIKQKPESSPEIKPEEKELEASPEISVKKKSRTKQKSESPSEVRPEDKVVEASAEVSVKKKVKQKAERPPEIQAEPIVPEASPEPSQSSAEVVTQQAEKTALPLPVEAGVSESVAADEESPIPPKASYNWDPDNFEGIDPFSTGGSKVPNSPIVARKSVAFTAVPESAEPAAAQESAEEAPLVKRQSVRLEFDYSEDMDSGEAPRESTPPPKKLGKKPGVKMPLRKPKIGSKKPPPVEPLDNAPPSQPADFEEIHVPKASYDFDPDKWEDPNFNPFSTSINIPNSPKLPASTYNFDMDTFDDSVNPFKSSNKLGNSPPKSSASFEVPANDNEMNGLDGANQNKQSKKKKTPLKTNTFRVKKSPKRSPLSEPPSQESTPLATPEAPPVIPTEDHATDEEKLASSVTNQKPWTYQGVANELAEDPQDYPQPSDLSAFVNDNNFDSPTKEPDCDPSYEIEYMEKIGCSSPQHSVNSAQKPAMYLKLDPVKDSASRSPPVRIQEPLSPCSGLSFDEVDAQFSTGTKSVHPAMRNLASNLESCSPSLEKSKQKEVELLTMSPPEEPVDSTDVLLDRLSRNAEPGEELDYLESDLAETNPPVFAQKLQEELVLAAMRIEALKVASQIAHSSTPPCSLNPESRLKKPATRKWKLNGPRVSKKASSTPAQTEAKLNHRVTPVSKQMETLSPEDVSISKSALYPKTAVREGDQGPYHNQRDLDSALGIAREEIVDKEREVAKWQRKYEESRQEVVEMRRIVAEYEKTIAQMIEDEQREKSLSHHTIQQLILEKDQALADLNSVEKSLADLFRRYEKMKEVLDGFRKNEEVLKRCAQEYLARVKKEEQRYHALKIHAEEKLDKASADIAHVRSKAMQEQAAYQASLRKEQMRVDSLERTLEQKNKEIEELTKICDELISKMGRS